A window of the Cucurbita pepo subsp. pepo cultivar mu-cu-16 chromosome LG01, ASM280686v2, whole genome shotgun sequence genome harbors these coding sequences:
- the LOC111808768 gene encoding uncharacterized CRM domain-containing protein At3g25440, chloroplastic yields MFSATRRLCFTRVSTLLLSNRYNNVVSLADFHSEIASSNVALRSIRSEYVLPSKSKVVGSFNGLSRCMSTSKGRSMRSKVERRMRKESGKTLREIRRAKKIKKKLMTEEERLLYNLKRAKKKVALLLQQLKKYELPELPPPRHDPELLTPEQLQAYKKIGFRNKNYVPVGVRGVFGGVVQNMHLHWKFHETVQVCCDNFPKEKIKEMAIMLARLSGGIVVNVHNVKTIIMFRGRNYRQPKNLIPINTLTKRKALFKARFEQALDSQKLNIKKIEQELRRKGINPEDPVAMASIQRVASTFFNAIDKKEGTPYVFYGDKQTATEIERNMEEEESHSDSDQEELDRFIAEIEDAADRDWVAEEAAEKEELSQIRYRNREEHGGRLRKSDMRTNNSSDDEIEKPSVWRQRDSKQRLYNSEEEDDEHANEEEWDSDDGQNANDADDSDGAHGIVKTTRGAGGRHDSAKNRSFKRNVEPFVRKRMDSEGSEPETMLSDLESAMWQSEEEEEDEEDDMKVLSCANDDYRSNEVDLHHIKKDKKNNKLNDYDSSIDESNEAYEHTDTKRKENRMRKSKNSYNFVSKNTDSGKALWDSDEEDESGTSRPQRHDYWSGSDEDDSRRK; encoded by the exons ATGTTTTCTGCTACTCGAAGGCTCTGTTTCACTAGGGTTTCCACTCTCCTTCTATCAAATCGCTACAA CAATGTCGTATCATTAGCAGATTTTCATTCAGAGATTGCTTCAAGCAATGTGGCCCTTAGAAGCATTCGTAGTGAATATGTATTGCCTTCTAAGTCAAAGGTTGTTGGTTCTTTCAATGGGTTGTCCCGTTGTATGTCGACATCGAAGGGAAGGAGTATGCGTAGTAAggtggagaggagaatgaggAAAGAGTCTGGTAAGACCTTAAGGGAGATCCGAAGAgctaagaaaattaagaaaaagctGATGACAGAGGAAGAAAGGCTCCTTTACAACCTCAAAAGA GCCAAGAAGAAAGTAGCATTACTTTTACAACAACTCAAGAAGTATGAGCTCCCAGAGTTGCCACCCCCTCGTCATGACCCAGAGCTCCTGACCCCTGAACAGCTTCAagcttataaaaaaataggcTTTAGAAATAAGAATTACGTCCCAGTTGGTGTTCGTGGAGTGTTTGGAGGAGTGGTCCAGAATATGCATCTCCATTGGAAGTTTCATGAGACTGTGCAAGTGTGTTGTGATAACTTCcccaaagaaaaaatcaaggaAATGGCAATCATGCTTGCAAGACTTAGCGGTGGAATTGTCGTGAATGTACATAACGTGAAAACAATCATCATGTTTCGTGGAAGAAACTATCGTCAACCTAAAAATTTGATACCAATCAACACCCTTACTAAGAGAAAG GCGTTATTCAAGGCCAGATTTGAACAAGCTCTCGATTCTCAGAAGCTAAACATAAAGAAGATAGAACAAGAGCTCAGACGTAAGGGTATAAACCCAGAGGATCCAGTTGCTATGGCCAGCATCCAGAGAGTAgcttcaacattttttaatgcCATTGACAAAAAAGAAGGTACCCCGTATGTCTTCTACGGTGATAAGCAGACAGCGACAGAGATCGAGCGTAACatggaagaagaggaatcTCATAGTGACAGTGACCAGGAAGAGTTAGACAGATTCATAGCTGAGATAGAGGATGCAGCAGATCGAGATTGGGTTGCTGAGGAAGCAGCAGAGAAAGAAGAGCTTAGCCAAATTAGGTATAGGAATAGAGAAGAACACGGTGGGAGATTAAGAAAATCCGATATGCGTACAAATAACAGTTCTGATGACGAGATTGAAAAGCCAAGTGTTTGGAGACAGCGAGATAGTAAGCAAAGATTATACAATAGTgaagaggaagatgatgaaCACGCAAATGAGGAGGAATGGGATTCTGATGATGGTCAGAATGCTAACGATGCAGATGATTCTGATGGAGCTCATGGGATCGTCAAAACGACTCGAGGAGCTGGAGGGAGGCATGATTCGGCCAAAAATAGAAGTTTTAAGAGAAATGTCGAGCCCTTTGTCAGAAAAAGGATGGATTCAGAAGGTTCTGAGCCTGAAACTATGCTTAGTGATCTTGAAAGTGCCATGTGGCAAtcagaagaagaggaagaagacgaagaagatgaCATGAAAGTTTTAAGCTGCGCAAATGATGATTACAGGAGCAATGAAGTTGATTTGCATCACATCAAGAAAGATAAGAAGAATAATAAGCTGAATGATTATGACTCTAGCATTGATGAATCCAATGAAGCTTATGAACACACAGACACTAAAAGAAAGGAGAATAGaatgagaaaatcaaagaatagTTACAACTTTGTATCGAAAAATACTGATTCAGGAAAGGCATTGTGGGATTCAGAC
- the LOC111809472 gene encoding SUPPRESSOR OF GAMMA RESPONSE 1-like — protein MIMARAWILDSRTFARKVRNISQSSSQVIKDCDAKRECPNCHFIIDNTDVSPEWPGLPAGVKFDPTDEEIMDHLAAKCAVGNLKLHALIDEFIPTIETDQGICYTHPENLPGVSKDGNDIHFFHKTSNAYATGQRKRRKIESEDSSSMEHFRWHKTGKTKAVIEKGVHKGWKKIFSLYRSSKGGSKPERSSWVIHQYHLGVEEDEKEGEYVLSKISYQQPKQCSKSNDNMLIEDFDALVHQTSPRTPKSNPPIPPRSGKSFVSNDVAENGLPQSFAKDEELTPEAAHISLENDVRFPGWLAGESQGIDDAELHYLEDNLLCNEVLDSNVLTSNSQLTQMSFPLSGSNGCHEIVNDNVTCGIADLENLELDTPPDFHLADLQFGSQESIFDWLDRI, from the exons ATGATTATGGCGAG GGCTTGGATCCTTGATAGCCGAACATTTGCAAGAAAAGTCAGAAACATCAGCCAATCCTCTTCCCAAGTAATTAAAGATTGTGATGCCAAACGAGAATGCCCAAACTGTCACTTTATTATTGATAATACAGAT gtgTCTCCTGAATGGCCTGGTTTGCCTGCTGGTGTTAAGTTTGATCCAACTGATGAAGAAATAATGGATCACTTAGCAGCAAAGTGTGCCGTTGGGAACTTAAAACTACATGCATTAATTGATGAATTCATCCCCACAATAGAAACAGATCAAGGAATCTGCTACACTCATCCAGAAAATCTCCCCG GTGTTAGTAAAGATGGAAATGATATCCATTTCTTTCACAAAACAAGCAATGCATATGCCACGGGCCAAAGGAAGCGCCGCAAAATTGAAAGTGAAGATAGTTCAAGCATGGAACATTTCCGGTGGCACAAGACTGGTAAAACCAAAGCTGTGATAGAAAAGGGTGTTCATAAGGGATGGAAAAAGATCTTCTCTCTGTACCGAAGTTCGAAGGGCGGCTCGAAACCCGAAAGGTCGAGCTGGGTGATACATCAATATCATTTGggagttgaagaagatgagaaggaAGGTGAATATGTTTTGTCAAAGATTTCTTATCAGCAACCAAAGCAATGTAGTAAGAGCAATGATAATATGCTGATTGAGGATTTTGATGCTTTGGTCCATCAAACTAGTCCTAGAACTCCCAAGTCGAATCCTCCGATACCTCCTCGATCCGGGAAATCATTTGTTTCCAATGATGTTGCTGAAAATGGTCTGCCTCAATCATTTGCAAAG GACGAAGAGCTGACTCCAGAAGCAGCTCATATTTCATTGGAGAACGACGTCAGATTCCCGGGATGGTTGGCCGGAGAATCTCAGGGTATAGATGATGCTGAATTACATTACTTGGAAGACAACTTATTGTGCAATGAAGTCCTGGATTCTAATGTTCTTACAAGTAACAGCCAACTAACTCAAATGTCTTTCCCGCTCTCCGGTAGCAACGGTTGCCACGAGATCGTGAACGATAACGTTACGTGTGGAATTGCAGACCTTGAGAACCTTGAATTGGATACTCCACCTGATTTTCATCTTGCT GACCTGCAGTTCGGTTCTCAAGAGAGCATTTTCGACTGGCTCGACAGGATATGA